The following proteins come from a genomic window of Miscanthus floridulus cultivar M001 chromosome 2, ASM1932011v1, whole genome shotgun sequence:
- the LOC136538473 gene encoding LOW QUALITY PROTEIN: protein CDC73 homolog (The sequence of the model RefSeq protein was modified relative to this genomic sequence to represent the inferred CDS: deleted 1 base in 1 codon), translating to MDPLSVLRDYAARNELDKIIFSGDEIHFGSDYTFPASTPTAFASKQSGRPYPLSAAVFLAQHHDLKHTDFIQAARLRRIPPVSLPDRKTFLDFLRFGHNSLPSADPLLPSAFQPQEPHLHPPSPPPEDPAAAEEATTGKQIRALERPFKDRNAILDARGRDFLAVFQAAVRRQDEQRKASGKDAAPSSRPDSGSAAAALAKPKVLDRSLGDGVVPIILVPSASQTLITIYNVKEFLEDGVFVPSEERMRATKGGKPESVTVQKKLIRTERAGGAGGAVSFEVRDKPASLKSDDWGRVVAVFVLGKEWQFKDWPFKDHVEIFNRVIGFYVRFEDDSVEAAKVVKQWNVKIISISKNKRHQDRTAALEVWERLEEFMRARM from the exons ATGGATCCACTCTCCGTGCTCCGCGATTACGCCGCCCGCAACGAGCTGGACAAGATCATCTTCTCCGGCGACGAGATCCACTTCGGCTCCGACTACACCTTCCCGGCCTCCACTCCCACCGCCTTCGCCTCCAAGCAGTCAGGCCGCCCCTACCCGCTCTCCGCCGCCGTCTTCCTCGCGCAGCACCACGACCTCAAGCACACGGACTTCATCCAGGCCGCGCGCCTCCGCCGCATCCCGCCCGTCTCCCTCCCCGACCGCAAGACCTTCCTCGACTTCCTCCGCTTCGGCCACAACTCCCTCCCCTCCGCCGATCCACTCCTCCCCTCCGCCTTCCAGCCGCAGGAGCCCCACCTCCAcccgccctcgccgccgccggaggaCCCCGCGGCCGCCGAGGAGGCCACCACGGGGAAGCAAATCCGCGCGCTCGAGCGGCCCTTCAAGGACCGCAACGCAATCCTCGACGCCCGCGGCCGCGATTTCCTCGCCGTCTTCCAGGCCGCCGTGCGCCGCCAGGACGAGCAGCGCAAGGCCAGCGGCAAGGACGCGGCGCCCTCTTCCCGCCCCGACTCTGGCTCCGCCGCTGCAGCCCTGGCCAAGCCCAAGGTGCTGGACAGGTCCCTGGGCGACGGCGTCGTCCCCATCATCCTCGTGCCCAGCGCCTCGCAGACGCTGATTACGATCTACAACGTCAAGGAGTTCCTCGAGGACGGGGTGTTCGTGCCCAGCGAGGAGAGGATGCGAGCGACCAAGGGAGGGAAGCCGGAGAGCGTAACAGTGCAGAAGAAGCTGATTCGTACGGAGAGAGCTGGAGGCGCTGGGGGTGCCGTCTCCTTCGAGGTTAGGGAC AAGCCGGCTTCGCTCAAATCAGACGATTGGGGGCGGGTGGTGGCTGTGTTTGTGCTCGGCAAGGAGTGGCAGTTCAAGGACTGGCCCTTCAAGGACCATGTAGAGATCTTCAACAGAG TTATTGGTTTCTATGTGCGCTTCGAAGATGATAGTGTGGAGGCAGCCAAGGTGGTGAAACAGTGGAATGTGAAAATCATATCT ATAAGCAAAAATAAAAGGCATCAAGACAGAACAGCTGCTCTTGAAGTATGGGAGCGCTTGGAGGAATTTATGCGGGCACGCATGTAA
- the LOC136538474 gene encoding classical arabinogalactan protein 4-like, giving the protein MARRWLQVTLALVVVTATATLSSGQQMAAAFPALPSCPPAPLSLSPCIGYVFGVDSATLASCCSQLRGFLLAQAPCLCAASKLAPSPIGLFLGQAQAMIPNVCDLPNPCDEAAAGEGSTPPVEGTSPPSATTPAATTPATEPSSGTPAAADPDTSGAPPTPTEDASATAMAPVGTGSKLPELLHAAGATSSRDMAAGTIFVAVLLASVATMYV; this is encoded by the exons ATGGCCCGGAGGTGGCTCCAGGTGACTCTCGCCCTCGTCGTCgtcacggcgacggcgacgctgtCCTCGGGCCAGCAGATGGCGGCGGCGTTCCCGGCCTTGCCCAGCTGCCCGCCGGCGCCACTCAGCCTGTCGCCGTGCATCGGCTACGTCTTCGGCGTCGACTCGGCGACGCTCGCCTCCTGCTGCTCCCAGCTCCGGGGCTTCCTGCTGGCCCAGGCGCCGTGCCTCTGCGCCGCGTCCAAGCTCGCGCCCAGCCCCATCGGGCTGTTCCTCGGCCAGGCGCAGGCCATGATCCCCAACGTCTGCGACCTGCCCAACCCATGCGATG AAGCCGCCGCCGGCGAGGGCTCCACGCCGCCGGTGGAAGGCACTTCGCCTCCGTCTGCAACGACTCCAGCAGCCACCACACCGGCAACTGAACCGTCGTCGGGCACGCCGGCTGCTGCTGATCCAGACACGTCAGGAGCACCGCCGACACCCACAGAAGATGCTTCTGCCACCGCAATGGCGCCGGTAGGCACTGGATCGAAGCTCCCGGAACTACTGCATGCAGCTGGCGCGACAAGCTCTAGAGACATGGCTGCAGGCACTATATTCGTCGCTGTGTTGCTTGCTTCAGTTGCAACCATGTATGTGTAA
- the LOC136538475 gene encoding non-specific lipid transfer protein GPI-anchored 15-like, with amino-acid sequence MAPQHRQRGFIQSSWFSGPCLALVVMTLMCAAASTTSAQQQPPPLPLPTLPQPTTTPAIPSVPACPPALATLSPCVSYLIGNSTSPPTECCAQIRAMFQSQAPCLCAAMASGPVQQLGSALGQLLPSSCDLPADACSGGTSSATPTDPMTPAASGTTPAAPAPATEPNGLDDPTAPAGGAGIKSVPGLVHSAAAAGSTSGISAAALFMSLLVVYPL; translated from the coding sequence ATGGCGCCTCAGCACCGGCAGCGCGGCTTCATCCAGTCGTCGTGGTTCTCCGGGCCGTGCCTGGCCCTCGTCGTGATGACCCTGATGTGCGCCGCCGCTTCCACGACGTCAGCGCAGCAGCAGCCACCGCCACTACCACTGCCAACACTGCCACAGCCGACGACGACGCCCGCTATACCGAGCGTGCCCGCGTGCCCGCCGGCGCTGGCCACGCTGTCGCCGTGCGTGAGCTACCTCATCGGCAACTCGACGTCGCCGCCCACCGAGTGCTGCGCCCAGATACGGGCCATGTTCCAGTCGCAGGCGCCCTGCCTGTGCGCCGCGATGGCGTCGGGGCCCGTCCAGCAGCTCGGGTCCGCGCTCGGCCAGCTGCTGCCTAGCTCGTGCGACCTGCCCGCCGACGCGTGCTCGGGGGGAACGAGCAGCGCTACCCCGACTGATCCGATGACGCCGGCGGCGTCAGGCACAACCCctgccgcgccggcgccggcgactgAGCCGAACGGTCTGGACGACCCGACGGCGCCAGCCGGTGGCGCAGGAATCAAGTCAGTTCCAGGCTTGGTTCACTCGGCTGCAGCGGCAGGCTCCACCAGTGGCATATCTGCTGCCGCTCTCTTTATGTCCTTGTTAGTCGTTTATCCTCTTTGA